From Streptomyces griseorubiginosus, one genomic window encodes:
- a CDS encoding amidohydrolase translates to MPTADLIVTGGSVRTLDPERPHASAVAVREGTIVAVGEQDVVRDWRGPATEVVDLAGAWLVPGLVDSHSHPVWGLHLTTGLDLAQVGDLDGLRAALVSAERIDGWVVGYGLDHNVFGGRPVDRALVEDVLGGAPAFLRLYDGHSALVTGTALKAAGVTGPRSFAQRAHLATDADGRLTGHLVEHAAMDLVDAVLPRPSYHQRRSRLVELLSEMAATGLTGAHVMDAADLELVGAVAEETVLPVRLRFAPWCMPGADEEALEALVALQGRGGRHWRVGGVKFFMDGTVEGGTAWLEHPDCHGQGTEAFWPDPGAYSEAVRFLHRAGVRTATHAIGDAAVRHVLDTVESLGPDARLAHRVEHIESVPSEMVSRFARLGVIASMQPPHSDYTRADHTDEWSRRLGGTRAARAWRLRDLRNAGAVVALGSDWPIAHHDARAVLATARSPRGAAAARTGLTGLQALEGCTTHAALAAGEAHVAGRIAVGFRADLTALAVDPVTAPADEVAHAPVQLTVTGGHIAHRGA, encoded by the coding sequence ATGCCCACCGCCGACCTCATCGTCACCGGCGGCTCTGTACGCACCCTCGACCCCGAGCGCCCGCACGCGTCAGCGGTCGCCGTACGCGAAGGGACGATCGTCGCGGTCGGTGAGCAGGACGTCGTACGCGACTGGCGCGGTCCGGCAACCGAGGTCGTCGACCTGGCCGGGGCGTGGCTGGTGCCGGGTCTTGTGGACAGCCACAGCCACCCGGTGTGGGGCCTGCACCTGACCACCGGACTCGACCTGGCGCAGGTCGGCGACCTCGACGGGCTGCGCGCGGCGCTCGTCTCGGCCGAGCGGATCGACGGCTGGGTCGTCGGCTACGGCCTGGACCACAACGTCTTCGGGGGCCGGCCCGTCGACCGTGCCCTGGTCGAGGACGTCCTGGGGGGAGCCCCGGCTTTCCTGCGCCTGTACGACGGCCACTCCGCCCTCGTCACCGGTACGGCCCTGAAGGCGGCGGGCGTCACCGGGCCCCGCAGCTTCGCCCAGCGGGCCCACCTCGCGACCGACGCCGACGGTCGGCTCACCGGGCATCTGGTCGAACACGCGGCGATGGATCTGGTCGACGCCGTTCTGCCGCGCCCGTCGTACCACCAACGGCGGTCCCGGCTGGTCGAGTTGCTCTCCGAGATGGCCGCCACCGGCCTCACCGGGGCCCACGTCATGGACGCCGCTGACCTCGAACTCGTCGGTGCGGTGGCCGAGGAGACCGTGCTGCCCGTGCGGCTCAGGTTCGCGCCCTGGTGCATGCCGGGCGCGGACGAGGAGGCGCTGGAGGCACTCGTCGCCCTCCAGGGACGTGGCGGACGGCACTGGCGGGTGGGCGGCGTGAAGTTCTTCATGGACGGCACCGTCGAGGGCGGCACCGCCTGGCTGGAACACCCGGACTGTCACGGCCAGGGCACCGAGGCGTTCTGGCCCGACCCGGGCGCGTACAGCGAGGCCGTACGGTTTCTGCACCGGGCCGGTGTGCGTACGGCGACCCACGCCATCGGGGACGCGGCGGTACGGCACGTCCTCGACACCGTCGAGTCGCTCGGGCCGGACGCGCGCCTCGCGCACCGCGTGGAGCACATCGAGTCGGTGCCCTCCGAGATGGTCAGCCGGTTCGCGCGGCTCGGTGTCATCGCCTCCATGCAGCCCCCGCACAGCGACTACACCCGCGCCGACCACACCGACGAGTGGTCCCGACGGCTGGGCGGGACCCGTGCCGCACGGGCCTGGCGGCTGCGCGACCTGCGGAACGCGGGGGCCGTCGTCGCCCTCGGCTCGGACTGGCCCATCGCCCACCACGACGCCCGCGCGGTCCTGGCCACCGCACGGTCCCCGCGCGGAGCGGCCGCCGCACGCACGGGGCTGACCGGTCTCCAGGCGCTGGAAGGCTGCACCACCCACGCCGCCCTCGCCGCCGGGGAGGCCCACGTGGCCGGACGGATCGCGGTCGGCTTCCGGGCCGACCTCACGGCACTCGCCGTCGACCCCGTCACGGCCCCCGCCGACGAGGTGGCTCACGCACCGGTCCAACTCACCGTCACCGGGGGGCACATCGCGCACCGTGGTGCCTGA